In the genome of Daucus carota subsp. sativus chromosome 9, DH1 v3.0, whole genome shotgun sequence, the window aatagaaatatctgtagtggttagagtttgtaatattgagagtagtggccattgtagccgaaccttcgggtttggatttatagcacccttcgaggtatttatcaatatgcATTTATACcttgtgttggtttaatattttcatatcctcagaaaccgactcGATATATATCCGAAACACGAAAcacattacagaactgcaatttgtttatccgcaagattcgaaaaaattttaaattgtagtgagtatcgtattcaacccccccttctacgatactttggacctaacacaaaTACCAaagcaaatatataaataattgtatatcgaagatatcctttcatcTTCGTATCTTCTGATTCCGGTACAGATGCAGTACTATTTACTTGTCCTATTCTATTATTGAGTTGTCATCCattcatccctatgtaacagatagagttgtctttacatttagacttacagcaCGTCAGCAAGTCAACAAAATGAATACTAAATACCTAGAAGTTTGTTTTCTATGTACGTTAATAGAGATATATTACCAACATTTTTAATACCGCTCAAAGAAACTTTCTCTACGTGTCCTTCATTAGGATATTGAAAGGACATCTTCGATAAAAgattattttggtatttttataataatcataaaatttaaattcacttagaaTCCTCTCCAATAAGTCATATTATTCAATTGATTTCATCAAAAGTCAAAAAGTCAATTCTagctcaaaaatatatttatacttattacTCATCCAAAATGTTTTATGATATAGAAGtattcaaaatgattttacatccGCAATTTATCGGACGAGAAATATCGATTAATGGTATTCTCTTGTTTTACAATTGCAAAAGCAAAAATGCAAAGAAGTTTGAAAAAGGAATATACATCCATTATGTTCTTTAGAATActattttgacatttattttaaaagacatCATCTTATCTCACAAGTCTTATAGTTTAAAATGATTTATTCCAAACTCAATTTATTTTCTTACGgaataaattagtttaatctctcaaaaatatttccttcaaaactcaagtatttatattacaaggaaatatatttcaaagtatttattcaagtcaaaatattagccaaagATCTGCCTCAGCTCTTGTAAGGCtaatcgtattttattcaaaaccGGAAACCAGTTTCTAtctttttaaatccaaataaaatacttccacttgctagaatgacttgaaacttaaGATGGATCATGTAAATAATGTTTTTAGTGCATagtaaaattttcataattttcagAGAAGTTTGATCCGGGAACCACTTTTAGGGGGTTGACTCACACCTTTGACTGgacgtttgaccaagtcaacttTGACCAAATTTGACCAAAACTTTCAGGTCACCATTTTCCATTATCTTatgatttatcataattttttttggaatttATTGATATCGTTCGAAAAATCGTATTATTTATTGTAACGGTTTTTACCGTTATCTCGATAAGCGTGCCGCTCTTCTAGAACATTTAGGTGCTGAGATTTTTGTTACTTGTTGGGAGTCAACTCTTACATAAAGCTACTTTAAACTTgtgggggacaaggggacaaagGTGTAAGGCTTTCactttaatttgaattattattcaaatttcctttattttgataattctttttcacaccaactttgcctataaatacaacCCTCCCCCAACCCATTTCTACCAAGCTAAGAGCCATTGAAGTGCTCAGAATTTTTAGAAGTATTCAAGTTTCCAAGTTTATACACTTTCTCTCTAAATACTTCATCTTCCAAAACCTTCTTTCTTAAGATATATCGttatatacaaggttttgatACACAAGCTCTCACACACCAACCAAGCTCATCCACCACCACTTGTAAGCCTCTGTAAGGGCTCCCCAAGTTCGTTCTAGTGCCTAAATCCaaccgaacctccggcgaatttttccgacGAACTTTTCCGGGTATTTTCTCTAAGTGGTTATTTTTAGCTTCATATTTGTGTCTTACCGACCATATTTGTTATAAAGATCTTTGTGCCTAAAACTCTCTTCATCTTTACAAATTCTTTATCCCGGATCTCTATACGAGTCCAAAAGTTTCAAACAAGTTCAAGATATTATTAGTCATATCGGTCTCCCACTTATAAGGGAACAAAGACTTGAACTAAGTTCGTGGAAGTACTCATTATCTCTAATAAGGGACTAAAAACTTTGAACTATAATCAAACGAGTACTTCACTCTCTCTCTACGagatatattttgtgataaaagTATCGTCGTTCTTCCATCTATCGCCTTAGCGTTGCGTGGAAGTTATATATACGACAAACGAACTTTTATTCACTACAACTTCTAAAAGAAAGTTTAGCCCTCTATTTATTGTTGTTACTATCTTGGCTAAACTTtaaaagaagttgaagaaaacaCATTCGATCTCCCATCTAACTTAACTTTATTTGTCTCGGGAAAAATATCGAATATACGAACTAAGTTCGTAAAAGCTTTCTATATCCTTAGTCTTCCAAGGTCACAACTTAACGAGGTTAGCCAACCTTATATTGTTTGTAGTTTAGTTTTTATTGGCTATACCATAAAGTTGTGAACGAAGCTAAAAGAAGGATTCCCAGTTGCAATCTCCGATACTCTTATCTCTATCTTAAATACAGAGCTCTTGTAATTCAAGTATTCTTTTGCTATCTTTTTGTATCAAAAGATAAGAATACTTGTGAAGTCTTAAAAGCTTTGTAGCTTAAAAGGAAAGACTTCTTAAATTACTCCCAATTAAACCATTTGGAATAATTGACCGTATACTTTATCACCTTTGTTAGATCTAAAGAAAGTATACATCTTCGtgactataatatttattatttgaatattattgtcatactTGGTCTAGTACATTAACATACTAGTCCACAACCATATTCTCTACAACTGTTGTATTTCGTAGATATTGTATTTTAACTCTTGCAGTTAGGTGatagtgaagtgaggtgattcttgttctaagacccaagtcctagacgtactgacggggagttagtcgtctctgcaccgtgaagaaaagaaaagatccaagacctaagacctaagatccaagaccggaAAAAGcttagaagtacaaagactacaccaaggttctacaccgactttgaagaagtaacgggaagttacgttcTACGATAAGTCACGTAGAggtttttacatttattgtgaggttgcaacgggtagttacgaaccaagataaatatttgtaagtctAGATTGTCAAGGCTTCTCCGCCAgctataaggagtacatcttacttatagtgaaaaatctcgagtccggagaggagctcggggactggactaggggtgagcgaatctattagaggttgcgccatcgcgaaccaggataaaatcgaaCGTGTGGTATTTACTTGCCTTGCTTTATTCTTCCGCACTTATAACTGCTTAACAACtcggtaaaaatatttaaaaccaggaaaatattttaaaaaggcatttataatttttaaattggacattaaactattcaaccccccttctagcttaattacgCCTTTAtccggacctaacaattggtatcagagcaatgCTGTTTAACGTGTTTGTTTAGTGATTTTCAGATCTACAGGCACAACAAACACTGTTCCTAAATGGCGTATCTAAATACCATCGGTTGCGGCGAAAGTCTATCTAGCTCTCGACCTCCTCTATTTGATCACTTGTGGAACAAACTTGTGGTCACTTATGAAGGAACCACTGATATTAAAGATTCTCGTATGGATACTCTAATTATGGAgtacgagaactttaaactccaagaaggagaaaatatcatcgacaTGGAGACTCGATTCACTCGTATTGTCGATGAACTGGCTCAACTCGGGAAGAACTACATGCAAAATGAAAAGAACCGACGAGTTCTTAAATCTCTtcctccgagttggaaagtcaaagttacaactatcaaagagatgcacaatctcaatgaaTATCACATCGATAATTTATTTGGAAATCTTCGTGCCTATGAGGAAGATAATGTCCCGGATATTGTCATTCCTAAAGTagaagacaaaaagaaaaatatggcactCAAAGCCATATTAATCGATGATGATGATAACGACGAAGAATTGAACGAAGAACTCCAAAATCTTGATGAAGGAGAGATTGCTCTATTAACGagacaacttcgtcgtgtgCTTCAAAGAAAGCTCAAAGATATGAAAAAGGCTTCCTCAAATCAAACAATCAACAAAGAGTATTcaactctaatggaaggccaaattactctcaaaattacACTCCTAACTACAAGAGTAATTTTCCAACTTCGAGCTATAATAAAGGCAAaggaattcaaaattcaaattcctacaacaatgcaaacaacaacaacatcaacaacaacaacaacaacaactataCTCCTCCTAAGCCAAAAGAGCATGTTCAAGAGGAGACGCAAGATGTTTGTTTTGAATGCAAACAACCGGGTCACTACAAGAGAGAATGTCCTAAGCTAGCCAAAGGACGTGTTCTCGTAGCAGAAAACGGTATGGATCTAAGTGAGGATGAAGAAGTATCTGAAGCTAGTGAAGAAGTTGTCAATCTATGCTTAATGGCTTCAGATGACGCATCTACTTCCACTGATGATTCCTCTACGAACCAAGAGGTAGGTGGTCCCTCACGTGTATTAGACAATATGCATCTATTTATTGATTCTAGCTTAAATCTGCTTGACATGTCTAAAAGTGATCTAATTGATTTGCTAGTCCATATAAATAGTAGATATTGTGATGCTGATCAAAGATTTCTTTCGATATGGTCGGAACATGAAAAACTCAAAAATTCGAGTATAAATCAACAAGAGGAGTTGACTCGAATAAAAGAATCGATGATCAAATGTGAGAATGAGCTAAATTCTCTCAATAATCAAAATGATCACCTAAAGCTTGTAAATAACAAGTACAAGGACAACATCACTAATCTTGAAGTTGAGAATGTTTCCTTGATACTTCAAGCTGAAGAATTGGAAAATGAGAAGAcacaattaaatgaaaataattgtgggcttcatgttgatctattgaacttgaagattctaaatGAATCATTGACTCAAGAAAAGTCATATCCAAGTCAAATAAAGAGTtctcttgaaattgaaaaagaaatgaTCCTAGTCTTAAAAGAAAAGGATGAAAAGTTTCTGTTTGAAACACAGAAACAAGATTGACTCCTTattaaaggaaaaagaaaatcttgagaTAGTGGGTCAAAGATTCACACATGGTAATGAGAtactgataagtggattttatatccacttggaagccttcgttttggcttaaattgatggaatggcctcaagcttttgatatttttgatatgttttagtgtggtgttgtgtaggtttcttggaaggagaaaGAAGAGGGGAATCATagctttaattgaaaaaaaaacggcgaagcaatcggatgcacgaggagAAAGTTATGGACGTGACAAGGTTGGGTGTCAGGGCTGCTGAtttggcgcgcccgccccaattttggcgcggccgccccgttggcgcgcccgccccaactctggcgcggccgccccacgacctgagcgggaattttggcccgatttgcccgtttttgatccgtttaaaGGCCTGTTTGCTGGGAAACTTAAAGGAGGACTTGGGGGACTTAAAAgcaataacctagaaacattctaaggagcacgtgacggctacggagaagatctagttcataatttcatctttgtaattcttcgaagtaggcgatacttttggatgctcgtttcggatttgtttcgtaACTCTTGTTCTAGTACTTTGAtattgtttttcctattcagtaccatgtttacattcgaacccatgatgatgagaagttcgattatgaactaatcattgtcatgggattttagcggatttatcgatgaatttcagtagttaatttgccttgttcatatgtgatggtttgatttcctcgtattggttgtgcttattcgtcttggatgcgtagctaacatctaagattgcttgttaatctttattgaagcgacagtgaatatattgatttagaacttgccatgcgagcataggtttcgtgttcgataacatgacttgtgatgtgattttacccatcttgcatcgccctatgtaatcttgatagataacttgctctacaaccgttatgttttcaaattctatagacatatagggtctaagcataattggtgtctgtttaccttctatcttaattgtggatgtgtagcagtatggtgcacgtataacgacagttagcgtgtatcagtctcgtgttatctaattagttatcaaccattacaatcgaataaggtAGAACTccgaatgaagttgttaatgaagctagaatcccatgttttattctcattagtaaatcgtattctcttagttgataattcttagtttcataattcaaataggattagttaagtagaaaaccaaaacccaatttgatacttgtccaagcattgaataataatcatacattggtgcataagtgcatatttctgaatacaccagtctctgtgggtacgaacttgaataatattctatattacttgtgaccacgtacacttgcgtgattttgtgcgaacaagtttttggcgccgctgccggggactcggtgttatattttagtttatgtgcttgtcattagtggtcgttaaagttcagtgacttggattcttttctcactttagttcgttgtgtgtgtttcaggtacttgagggacgtgtatgcgaacacgttctcaggctcgtaaggaagcattaaTTAAGGAAGAAACGATAGAGATTGATACGATGGTTGATCAACCACCAGCTGTGAATATTCCTAAGGCTCtgaaggctttctctgagcctaaaatcaatgacattcaatcgagcattgtcaggccagcaattcaggccaacactttcgagatcaaaccgagcactattcagatggtacagaactcagtgcagtttgggggttctccgactgaggatcctaatactcatattcgggacttcattgagatctgcgacactttcaagttcaatggtgttacggaCGGTGCCATCAGATTGAGGTTgttcccattttctctgagggataaagctaaaggatggttgcattctcttcctgcaggatctattacgacatgggaggatctggctcagaaatttcttactaagttcttccctatggctaaaaccgctgcaatcaggaatgctatcactcaattctctcagttgtctggtgaaactttgtgtgaagcttgggaacgctacaaggagatgcttcgaaagtgcccacatcatgggatgcctgattggatggtgataaatt includes:
- the LOC135149506 gene encoding uncharacterized protein LOC135149506 is translated as MAYLNTIGCGESLSSSRPPLFDHLWNKLVVTYEGTTDIKDSRMDTLIMEYENFKLQEGENIIDMETRFTRIVDELAQLGKNYMQNEKNRRVLKSLPPSWKVKVTTIKEMHNLNEYHIDNLFGNLRAYEEDNVPDIVIPKVEDKKKNMALKAILIDDDDNDEELNEELQNLDEGEIALLTRQLRRVLQRKLKDMKKASSNQTINKDYNKGKGIQNSNSYNNANNNNINNNNNNNYTPPKPKEHVQEETQDVCFECKQPGHYKRECPKLAKGRVLVAENGMDLSEDEEVSEASEEVVNLCLMASDDASTSTDDSSTNQEVGGPSRVLDNMHLFIDSSLNLLDMSKSDLIDLLVHINSRYCDADQRFLSIWSEHEKLKNSSINQQEELTRIKESMIKCENELNSLNNQNDHLKLVNNKYKDNITNLEVENVSLILQAEELENEKTQLNENNCGLHVDLLNLKILNESLTQEKSYPSQIKSSLEIEKEMILVLKEKDEKFLFETQKQD